From one Geoalkalibacter halelectricus genomic stretch:
- a CDS encoding right-handed parallel beta-helix repeat-containing protein: MHRPQFHIALICCALLWSLTARPASAMEVAGELSGHTRWSGEVLLTQEVMVPAGARLEIAPGTRVRAATAASVLRINGALEVAGQAEAPVEFLTPHGWQGIVFERPDQPARIRYARFSGAATALTASGAEVQLEQVTFRECRTAVKGLREAHLRVRDSRFENNQIGVDAELKSRLTLQGCLFEGQAQAGARVATGSHLKLSDCRFVGNGAGLVLQQKITGAITASRFLDNDRGLVGTRTGAGLEVRGNLFENNRIALESETFSQFALSDNRFVRNQTAVKSDQFATGEFLHNLFEGNRIALKNTRRADPRVARNVFHGNEVAVYCDFSSYPRLHDNNFVENPLAVKLGPFQSAAGARLPGAQRQEGMIGPGPGAALEFQADSIQDFIDASANWWGMDTPQLAAAGAEGNPSIFFDRRDQAEVELTDGAGGGLLDQVRFSPWLNAPVADAGPR, translated from the coding sequence ATGCATCGTCCTCAGTTTCACATCGCCCTGATTTGCTGCGCGTTGCTCTGGTCCCTGACGGCCCGACCGGCGTCGGCCATGGAGGTCGCGGGAGAGCTGTCCGGCCACACGCGCTGGTCCGGTGAGGTGTTGCTCACCCAGGAAGTGATGGTGCCCGCGGGCGCGCGTTTGGAGATCGCCCCGGGAACCCGGGTGCGTGCGGCGACGGCGGCAAGCGTTCTGCGGATCAACGGCGCTTTGGAGGTCGCCGGTCAAGCCGAGGCACCGGTTGAGTTTCTCACCCCGCACGGCTGGCAGGGCATTGTGTTCGAGCGCCCCGACCAGCCGGCGCGAATTCGTTATGCACGTTTTTCGGGCGCCGCCACGGCGCTGACCGCCTCAGGCGCCGAGGTGCAGCTCGAACAGGTGACCTTCAGGGAGTGCCGGACCGCGGTCAAGGGGTTGCGAGAAGCCCATCTGCGGGTGCGCGACAGCCGCTTTGAAAACAACCAGATCGGCGTCGATGCGGAGCTCAAATCCCGCCTGACCTTGCAGGGCTGCCTCTTCGAGGGCCAGGCGCAGGCCGGCGCGCGGGTCGCCACCGGCAGTCATCTCAAGCTGTCCGACTGCCGCTTTGTGGGCAACGGCGCGGGCCTGGTTCTCCAGCAGAAGATCACCGGGGCGATCACCGCCAGCCGTTTTCTCGACAACGACCGCGGCCTGGTCGGCACCCGCACCGGCGCCGGTCTTGAGGTCCGGGGCAATCTTTTCGAGAACAACCGCATCGCCTTGGAGAGCGAAACCTTCTCACAGTTCGCCCTGAGCGACAATCGCTTCGTGCGCAACCAAACGGCGGTGAAAAGCGACCAGTTCGCCACCGGAGAATTTCTGCACAACCTCTTCGAGGGCAACCGCATCGCCCTGAAGAACACCCGCCGCGCCGACCCGCGCGTGGCGCGCAATGTGTTTCACGGCAACGAGGTGGCGGTCTACTGCGATTTTTCCAGCTACCCGCGCCTGCACGACAACAACTTTGTGGAAAACCCCCTGGCGGTCAAGCTCGGACCCTTTCAAAGTGCCGCCGGGGCCCGCCTGCCGGGCGCCCAGCGCCAAGAGGGTATGATAGGGCCCGGCCCAGGAGCGGCGTTGGAGTTCCAGGCGGATTCGATCCAGGACTTCATTGATGCCTCGGCCAACTGGTGGGGGATGGATACCCCGCAATTGGCCGCCGCGGGAGCCGAGGGCAATCCCTCGATCTTTTTTGACCGCAGGGATCAGGCTGAGGTAGAGTTGACGGACGGCGCCGGAGGCGGGCTTCTCGATCAGGTGCGCTTCAGCCCCTGGCTGAACGCCCCGGTGGCCGACGCCGGTCCGCGCTGA
- a CDS encoding glycine betaine ABC transporter substrate-binding protein: protein MKIKTGRLLVAAVLVLLLGGLAGQAAACVGKTLTLGTTADPQQTLLAEIVALLISERTGTAVNIEQFDSAAAVHDAQLRANVDIVIGYTALGHLDILGAEPLSDPQDLYQTVKARFSQDMNLIWLEPFGFDRQAQTAALVSDQAAPVVRRDTLRRFPALARLIGRLGGTIDEATLAALEEQSQSQPARDVARGFLRENRLI from the coding sequence ATGAAAATCAAGACGGGACGCTTGCTGGTGGCGGCGGTACTGGTTCTGCTGCTGGGCGGCTTGGCGGGCCAGGCCGCGGCCTGCGTGGGCAAAACCCTGACCCTGGGCACCACCGCCGATCCGCAGCAGACGCTGCTGGCCGAGATCGTCGCCTTGCTGATCAGCGAGCGCACCGGCACGGCGGTGAACATCGAGCAGTTCGACTCGGCGGCGGCGGTTCACGACGCGCAGCTGCGCGCCAACGTGGATATCGTCATCGGCTATACGGCCCTGGGGCACTTGGATATTTTGGGCGCCGAGCCCCTCAGTGACCCCCAGGATCTTTATCAGACCGTCAAGGCCCGCTTCAGCCAGGACATGAACCTGATCTGGCTTGAGCCCTTCGGGTTCGACCGCCAGGCACAAACCGCCGCCTTGGTCTCCGACCAGGCCGCACCCGTGGTGCGTCGCGACACCCTGCGCCGCTTTCCCGCCCTGGCACGTCTGATCGGGCGGCTTGGCGGCACCATCGACGAGGCCACCCTGGCCGCCTTGGAGGAGCAATCCCAAAGCCAACCCGCGCGCGATGTGGCGCGCGGCTTCTTGCGCGAAAACCGCTTGATCTGA
- a CDS encoding DUF362 domain-containing protein, whose translation MAQLDRRRFVRQSLHGALAAATLGTLPVLDLLALPARAEDSRVTLALREGQDIERLVADTLAALGGMEKFVGRGETVVVKPNIGWDRSPETAANTNPLVVRAVVEHCLEAGARSVQVFDRSANDARRCYVNSGIEAAVNAIGSDRVRVEHMDRRAYRDIAIKKGVELTNWPFYVPALEADRFINVPIAKHHGLSTVTFGLKNIMGVIGGNRGVLHRRLSESLADINTVVHSDLTLIDAVRILVANGPQGGRLEDVRRTDTLIASADIVAADAAACRLFGHAPEDIEMITEAARRGLGTMNPERIVRV comes from the coding sequence ATGGCCCAACTCGACCGACGCCGCTTCGTTCGCCAGAGCCTGCATGGGGCCCTGGCCGCCGCGACGTTGGGCACCTTGCCGGTTCTGGATCTTCTGGCCCTGCCGGCTCGTGCCGAGGACAGCCGCGTGACCCTGGCGCTGCGCGAGGGTCAGGACATCGAACGCCTGGTGGCCGACACCCTGGCAGCCCTGGGCGGAATGGAAAAATTCGTTGGCCGCGGTGAAACCGTAGTCGTCAAGCCCAACATCGGCTGGGACCGCTCTCCGGAAACGGCCGCCAACACCAATCCCCTGGTGGTGCGCGCGGTGGTCGAGCATTGCCTGGAGGCCGGCGCGCGCAGCGTGCAGGTGTTTGACCGCAGCGCCAACGACGCGCGGCGCTGCTACGTGAACAGCGGCATCGAGGCGGCGGTCAACGCCATCGGGTCCGACCGCGTGCGCGTCGAGCACATGGATCGCCGCGCCTACCGCGACATCGCCATCAAGAAGGGGGTGGAACTGACCAACTGGCCCTTCTACGTTCCCGCCCTGGAAGCTGATCGCTTCATCAACGTTCCCATCGCCAAGCACCATGGGCTCTCCACCGTCACCTTCGGCCTGAAGAACATCATGGGGGTGATCGGCGGCAACCGCGGGGTGCTGCATCGGCGCCTGTCCGAATCCCTTGCCGACATCAACACCGTGGTGCATTCGGATCTGACCCTCATCGACGCGGTGCGCATTCTGGTGGCCAACGGCCCTCAGGGCGGGCGCCTGGAGGATGTGCGGCGCACCGATACCCTCATCGCCTCGGCCGACATCGTCGCCGCCGACGCGGCGGCCTGCAGGCTCTTCGGCCATGCGCCCGAAGACATCGAAATGATCACTGAAGCCGCGCGTCGTGGTTTGGGCACCATGAATCCTGAAAGGATCGTGCGGGTTTGA
- a CDS encoding 4Fe-4S binding protein gives MSLKHLRIAVQLLCLGGFVLLFVLTEYRGEDQLAYPVSLLFRIDPLAALAAALAPGAFGWSLLWPALVVVLLTFILGRFFCGWVCPLGTTLDGLGRVVGRGNGPVATGWRRSKYYLLILLTAAGVFGLQIIGLFDPLAIFLRTLTLSLYPAWNLVVNGIFERLYHNPVPVVSPLADRVYPFFDKYLLSFHPPTFTLAVFTLLVFFAIVALEKIERRFWCKNLCPLGALFGLCARHALLRREPAAPCSDCSACLNHCRSGAVSGAGHRAGECLLCMDCEGFCPQGRVRWAWGAPRAGQGVDLSRRGVITAAAAGMVLAPVAGVTPAMWQRHSFLLRPPGSVAEAEFQRRCIRCGECMKVCIGGALHPALLDAGPTGLWTPVLVPRIGYCEYNCTLCGQVCPTGAIRPLSLEEKHEFVIGIAVFDQNRCIPFARGEECLVCEEHCPTPEKAIVFDVRPLLVGDEERLVKLPRVVRNRCIGCGICETRCPVEGISPIRVTNEGESRRPFDPWA, from the coding sequence GTGAGTTTGAAGCATCTGCGCATCGCCGTCCAGCTCCTGTGTCTGGGCGGCTTTGTTTTGCTGTTTGTCCTGACCGAATATCGCGGCGAGGATCAACTCGCCTATCCCGTCAGCCTGCTGTTTCGCATCGACCCCCTGGCGGCCCTCGCCGCCGCACTGGCTCCCGGCGCTTTCGGCTGGAGTTTGCTGTGGCCGGCACTGGTGGTGGTGCTTCTGACTTTTATCTTGGGCCGGTTTTTCTGCGGCTGGGTCTGCCCCCTGGGAACCACCCTCGACGGCCTCGGCCGGGTGGTGGGGCGAGGGAACGGACCGGTGGCGACCGGGTGGCGCCGCAGCAAGTATTACCTGCTGATTCTGCTGACGGCCGCCGGAGTGTTTGGCTTACAGATCATTGGCTTGTTCGATCCCCTCGCCATTTTCTTGCGCACCCTGACGCTGAGCCTCTATCCGGCCTGGAATCTGGTCGTCAACGGCATCTTCGAGCGGCTCTACCACAATCCGGTGCCGGTGGTTTCGCCCCTGGCCGATCGGGTCTATCCCTTCTTCGATAAGTACCTGCTTTCCTTTCATCCCCCGACCTTCACCCTGGCGGTGTTCACCCTCCTGGTGTTTTTTGCCATCGTTGCCCTGGAGAAGATCGAACGCCGCTTCTGGTGCAAAAACCTCTGCCCCCTGGGTGCGTTGTTTGGATTGTGCGCGCGTCATGCGTTGCTGCGCCGGGAACCCGCTGCGCCGTGCAGCGATTGCAGTGCCTGTCTGAACCATTGTCGCAGCGGCGCGGTGAGCGGTGCCGGACATCGCGCCGGTGAATGTCTGCTGTGCATGGACTGCGAGGGCTTCTGTCCCCAGGGGCGGGTGCGCTGGGCCTGGGGCGCGCCGCGGGCCGGGCAGGGCGTGGATCTCTCGCGGCGCGGCGTGATTACCGCCGCGGCCGCCGGCATGGTCCTGGCTCCGGTGGCCGGAGTGACCCCCGCTATGTGGCAACGCCATTCCTTTCTGCTGCGTCCCCCCGGTTCGGTGGCCGAGGCCGAATTTCAGCGCCGCTGCATCCGCTGCGGGGAGTGCATGAAGGTGTGCATCGGCGGCGCCCTTCATCCCGCCTTGCTCGATGCCGGTCCCACGGGACTGTGGACGCCGGTTCTGGTGCCGCGCATCGGCTATTGCGAATACAACTGCACTCTGTGCGGCCAGGTTTGTCCCACCGGCGCCATTCGCCCTTTAAGTCTTGAAGAGAAGCATGAATTCGTCATCGGCATCGCCGTGTTCGACCAGAATCGCTGTATCCCCTTTGCGCGGGGCGAGGAATGCCTGGTCTGCGAGGAGCATTGCCCCACGCCCGAAAAGGCCATCGTCTTCGACGTGCGGCCGCTATTGGTGGGCGATGAGGAACGGCTGGTCAAATTGCCGCGCGTGGTGCGCAATCGCTGCATCGGCTGCGGCATCTGCGAGACCCGCTGTCCCGTGGAGGGCATCAGTCCCATTCGCGTCACCAACGAAGGCGAAAGCCGGCGTCCCTTTGATCCCTGGGCATAA
- a CDS encoding YqaE/Pmp3 family membrane protein, translated as MDLVRVLIAILLPPLGVFLQVGIGKHFWINLLLTLLGYIPGLVHAIWIIAKK; from the coding sequence ATGGATCTGGTGCGGGTATTGATCGCGATTCTTCTGCCACCCCTTGGGGTCTTTCTCCAGGTGGGGATCGGCAAACACTTTTGGATCAATCTGCTTCTGACGCTGCTCGGCTATATACCCGGCCTGGTTCACGCCATATGGATCATCGCCAAGAAATGA
- a CDS encoding sll1863 family stress response protein, with translation MDKEKKEAYRKKIEAQLEEWDAHIDVLRARAKKAGADARLQLDKQIEDLKARRENVRHRLTELQQAGDEAWHKVRDGIDKAGAEFKSAWEKIKERF, from the coding sequence ATGGACAAGGAAAAAAAGGAAGCCTATCGCAAAAAGATCGAAGCGCAGCTCGAGGAGTGGGACGCCCACATCGACGTGCTTAGGGCCCGCGCCAAAAAAGCCGGAGCCGATGCGCGCCTGCAGCTAGACAAGCAAATCGAGGATCTCAAGGCCCGGCGCGAGAATGTGCGGCACCGTTTGACGGAATTGCAGCAAGCCGGCGACGAAGCCTGGCACAAGGTGCGCGACGGTATCGATAAGGCCGGCGCCGAATTCAAGAGTGCCTGGGAGAAGATCAAGGAGCGGTTCTAG